A stretch of DNA from Pyramidobacter porci:
CCGTAAAAGGTCAGCGCCGCGGCGAGGGCGAAGACGAGCAGCGAGGCCCCCGCGGCGGGAAACGGGCGGTGGACGCAGAGTTTCCACAGCAGCCAGGCCGCGTCCTTGATCAGCAGCAGAAACAGCGCCACGATCAGCAGATTGTAAAGCAGCGAGCCCGCGATCATGACCCAGCGCGGCAGATCGGGGGCGAAGAACATGCCGCCGCCCAGCCGCTGGTAGATGGAGTTTTTGAAAGCTCCCGCCAGCAGCAGCGCCGCGGCGGCCAGCTTGCCCCAGAGAGGGAGCCGCAGCGGCCAGATCATGCTGAACGTTTCGTACAGGAAAATAACGCCCGAAATTGCGATGATGATGCGCACAGAGAACCTCCGTCACTTTTGATCGTCTATGGCGGCCGGAACCGGGACGGCCGAAAACCTCGAATAATTTAACACTGGAAGTCCGCTTCTGGTCAAGTGTCGTTTTTTTATGGGCGTTTTCGAGGCGTTCATGAGCACCATTGTGAGTTGATGGTAAAATCCGGACATTGCCGTAGGACGGCGATAAATATATTGTTGTTTTCAACGGTCTGGACGGAATCGCGTCTTTGCAGTACAATGACCACGTCAAAACAGACTGAACCAAGGAGGAATTACCAAATGAAGAAGTTTTTCCGTGTCTCTACGCTGCTTGCAGCTCTGACGCTGGTCATCGCCGGCGCGGCTTACGCCGATACGAAGATCGGCGTGGCCGACATGCAGAGGATCCTTTTCAATCATCCCAACTTCGCGCAGGTCAGCAAGAGAATCGAAGCGGTGTATCGTTCCAAGGAACAGGAGCTGAAAAGCGCTCTCGAAAAGGTCACCGACAAGAAGAAAGGCGCCGAGACGATCGAAGCCAAACGCCGCGAAGCCGCGCAGGAAGAGATGAAGCTCAAGGAGCCCATCTACAAGGAGATCCGCCAGGCCGTCCGCACCGTGGCCAAGAACAAGGGCTGCGACGTGGTTCTCGATTCCCAGGCCGTTCAGTTCGGCGGCGTTGACCTCACCGCCGACGTCATCAATGAGTTGAAGAAAAAGAAGTAGCTCCGGTACAAAAAATATCCTGCGTCCTTCGGCGCGGGATATTTTTTGTCGCGATTTTACGGCTGACGTTGTATGATTGAACAAGCTCTCAAAAATGCTTGAAATGGAGGAGAATACAATGGCGGACATTCAGTGGCACATCGTACAGGCGGAATTTCCCTCGGACTGCAACGTGATCGTCGGGCAGAGCCACTTCATCAAGACGGCGGAAGATCTTTACGAGGTCATGGCGACCTCGGCGCCGGGCATGGAGTTCGGCGTAGCCTTCTGCGAAGCGTCGGGCGACTGCAAGATCCGTTACGAAGGCAATAATCAGGAGATGGTCGATCTGGCCGTCAGGAACGCCCGGGCGATCGCCTGCGGGCACACGTTTTTTATCATATTGCGCAAGGCGTATCCGCTCAACGTGCTGGACCGCATCAAAAACTGTCAGGAAGTGTGCCGCGTTTTCGCGGCGACGGCCAACCCGCTGCAGATCATCGTCGCCCAAACCGAACAGGGACGCGGTATTGCCGGCGTGATCGACGGCTTCCCGCCGGCGGGCGTCGAAACGGCGGAAGATATCGAGGCGCGCCGCGATCTGCTGAACCGGATCATCGGCTACAAGCGTTAGCGCGCCGTCAGAGGCGAAGGAGGAACCATGGCGAAAAAAGACGGCAAGCGGTACAGCTGCATTGAGTGCGGCTATGTTTCCCTGGTCCCTTCGGGCAAGTGCCCGCGCTGCGGCGCCTGGGGCACCTTGGAAGAAGAGATTCCCGTCGCGCCCAGCATGGCGGCCGCCGGCACGGCGAAGATCCTCACGCCGGTGGACATCAGCACGCTGGAGCCGCCTCGGCGGCTTGCCTCCGGATTCGGCGAACTGGACCGCGTGCTGGGCGGCGGCTGGGTGCCCGGCGGCGTCGTGCTGCTGGGCGGTCAGCCCGGCATCGGCAAATCGACGCTGCTGCTGCAGGTCTGCGGTCACATTTCGTCAACTGGGCGCCGCGTGCTCTACATCTCCGGCGAAGAGTCGCCGTCGCAGCTGGGGCTGCGCGCCAAACGACTAAAGATTCTTCACGACGGGCTCGACGTCTGTTGTCACACGGTCATCGACGACGCGCTGGCGCTGGCGAAAGACCACAGCCTGATCGTCGTGGACAGCGTCCAGGCCATGCGCACCTCGCAGGCCGAAGGCTGGCCGGGCACGCCCACGCAGGTGCGCGCCACGGCGCAGGTTTGTGTCAACTACGCCAAAGAGCACGGCATTCCCATGGTGCTCGTCGGGCACATCACCAAGGAAGGGCGCATCGCCGGCCCCATGCTGCTGGAGCACATGGTGGACGCGGTGGTCATGTTCGCCGACGACAATTCGTCGGTGTACCGCACGCTGCGGGCCAGCAAGAACCGCTACGGCGGCACCGACGAGATGGGCATTTTCGAGATGCGCAGCGACGGCTTGGCGGAAGTGCCCGATCCCAGCTATCTCTATTGGAATCGTTCCGACGGGGCGGTATCCGGCGTCGTCATGACCGTGATCATGGAAGGCTCGCGGCCGCTTGTGGCGGAGATCCAGACGCTGGCGAGCGAAAGCAGCTTCGCCTACCCCAAGCGCGCCGGCATCGGTCTTGGCGCCAACAAGATCGGCATGCTGCTGGCCGTGTTGCAGAGCCGCTGCGCTCTGCCCTCGTTGCGCGACGACATTTACTGCAACGTCGCCGGCGGGCTGGAGATCCACGATCCCGGCGCCGATTTGGCGCTGGCGGCGTCGATGGCTTCGGCGCTGACGGGGCGGAACGTCCTGTCCGAGTGCTGCCTGATCGGCGAGGTCGGACTGGCCGGCGAAGTGCGTCCCGTTTCCGGTTTGGCGCAGAGATTGCGCGAGGCGGCCCGTTTGGGCTTTAAACGCGCCGTGGTCAGCTCCCGCGAGGAGAAGCCGCGGCTCGACGCCGAAATCGAACTGATTCGCGTGCTTTCGGTCGGCGAAGCGCTGGCCCGCGCCAGTGTGGTTGAGCCATAGTTTTTCAAAATTTTGTGAACAGATCCCGAAAAACTGCTATAATCGCAGTGATTTTTTCTTGTGCGCAAGAATTTTCGAGGAGGAAGCTTCTGCATGGAATACGATTTCAAGTCAATTGAGAAAAAATGGCAAGACTACTGGGACGAGCACAAAACTTTCAAGACGTTCGAAGATCCCGCGGTGCCTGACGACAAACGCCGCTACGTGCTGGACATGTTCCCTTATCCTTCGGGAGCCGGGCTTCACGTGGGACATCCCGAAGGTTATACGGCGACGGATATTTATTGCCGCTATCTGCGCATGAACGGCTACAATGTGCTTCACCCGATGGGATTCGACTCTTTCGGACTGCCGGCCGAGAACTACGCCATCAAGACGGGCACTCATCCCAAGGTGACGACGGAGAGGAACATCGACATTTTCCGCGCTCAGATCAAATCGTTGGGGTTCAGCTACGACTGGGATCGCGAGGTCTCCACCTGCGATCCCGAATATTATAAATGGACGCAGTGGCTGTTTTTGCAAATATTCAAGAAAGGGCTGGCTTACGAGGCACAGATTCCCATCAACTGGTGTCCTTCCTGCCAGACGGGACTGGCCAACGAGGAAGTCAAGGAAGGACATTGCGAACGCTGCGGTCATCAAGTGCATCGCCGTAACCTGCGTCAATGGGTTCTGAAGATCACGGATTACGCCGAGCGCCTGTTGAACGATGTGGACAAGCTCGACTGGCCCGAACCGATCAAGATCATGCAGCGCAACTGGATCGGCAAGAGCGTCGGCGCTGAAGTGACCTTCGAGATCGAGGGCGGGCACGGCGATCTCAAGGTTTACACGACTCGCCCCGACACGCTTTTCGGCGTCACCTACATGGTGCTGTCGCCGGAGCATCCGCTGGTGGAGAAGATCACGACCTCAGAGTGTCGCGAAGCGGTGCGGGAATACGTGAGCGAGGCTTCGCTCAAATCGGAGCTCGAACGGACGGAGCTGAACAAAGAAAAAACCGGCGTCTTCACGGGCGCGTATGCGGTCAACCCGCTGAACGAGCAGCGCGTGCCGATCTGGATCTCCGACTACGTGCTGATTTCCTACGGCACCGGCGCCATCATGGCCGTGCCGGCGCACGACGGTCGCGACTGGGAGTTCGCCAAGAAATTCGGCCTGCCCATCGTCGAAGTCCTGAAAGGCAACGTGGACGTGCAGGAAGAAGTTTACGAAGGCGACGGTCCCCACGTCAATTCCGGTTTCCTCGACGGTCTTGGCATGCAGGAGGCAATCGATACGGTCATTGCGTGGCTGGAAGAGCATGGCAAAGGCAAAAAAGCCGTCAACTACAAGCTGCGCGACTGGATCTTCTCGCGCCAGCGCTACTGGGGCGAACCCATGCCGCTGATCCATTGCCCGCATTGCGGCACCGTGCCCGTTCCCGAGGAGCAGCTGCCTCTGCTGCTGCCCGAGGTGAAGAAGTACGAGCCGACCGGTACCGGCGAATCGCCGCTGGCCAACGTGGAAGAATGGGTGAATACGACCTGCCCCGTCTGCGGGGCTCCCGCTCGGCGCGAGACCAACACCATGCCTCAGTGGGCCGGTTCGTGCTGGTACTATTTGCGCTTCCTTGACCCGCACAACGACAAGGAATTCGCGGCCCGCGACACCATCGACTACTGGATGCCGGTCGACCTGTACGTCGGCGGCGCCGAACACGCCGTGCTGCATCTGCTGTACGCCCGTTTCTGGCACAAAGTGTTCTACGATCTCGGCCTGGTCAACACGGACGAGCCGTTTGCCCGCCTCGTCAACCAAGGCATGATCACGTCTTTCGCCTATCAGCGTCCCGACAAATCTTTGGTCGCCGTGGATCAGGTGGAGGAGCCCGCTCCCGACTCGTTTGTCGAAAAGGGGACCGGCGTGAAGCTGGAGCGCGTCGTCGCCAAGATGTCGAAGTCGCTCAAGAACGTCATCAACCCCGACGAGATCGTCAAGAGCTATGGCGCCGATTCGCTGCGGCTGTACGAGATGTTCATGGGGCCGCTGCAGATGTCCAAACCCTGGTCCACGCAGGGGCTTCAGGGCGTGTACCGTTTCCTCGAGAGGGTGTGGAAGCTGGGCGAAAAGCCCGTCAGCGACGGACCGTTGCCGGCCGAACTGGAGAAGACTCTGCACCGGACCATCAAGAAGGTGAGCGACGATACGGCGGCGCTGAACTTCAACACCGCCATCTCGCAGATGATGGTGCTGGTCAACGACGCCAGCAAGGCCGACGTGTGCTACCGCGGCATGATGGACGTCTTTGCCCGTTTGCTGTCGCCTTATGCGCCGCATCTTGCCGAAGAACTGTGGGCTAAAATCGGCAATAAACCGTGCGTGTCGTTGGCCAAATGGCCGGAGTATGACGAGAGATTGACTGTCAGCGAGACGGTGACGGTCCCCGTGCAGTTCAGCGGCAAAGTGCGCGAGAAACTCGAACTGCCGGCCGGGTTGGACAGGGACGCGCTGCTGGCTGCCGTCATGGCCGACGAGGCGGTCAAAAAACGCCTCGAGGGCAAGACGATCGTCAAGACCATCATCGTTCCCGGAAAGCTGGTCAACCTGGTGGTGAAGTAAATGCCCGCGCTGGTGCTCATCGCGGCGCCGGCGGGCGCTCAGCCCCGTCTTCGCGCGGAAACGCTCTCCGCTTACGAAAAGAAAGGCTACGTGCTGGACCGGCGTCTGGAAACGGCCGCGTGGCCTGAGCTGTTCGAAGAGGCTCTGACGCCGAGCCTCTTTGTCCCCCGGCGGATTTTCGAGGTCGACGACGGCCGGTCGCTGGGCGTTTTGCCCGACAAGTACAAAAAATATGTCGAGCGCGGCGACGCCGACGTGATCTTTCTGATCCATTCCGACAAATCTTTGCAGAAGGAATTGGGCGACGTTTTCGAAACGGCCTTTTCCGTACCCTATGAAACGGCGCCTTATTGGCCGAGCCAGCGCGTCGGCTGGCTGCAGAGGATTGCCCGCGCTTCGGGCTGTACGCTGGACGCCGCGGCGGCGGCGCTGCTGGCGGAGTGGATCGAAGACGAAGAAGAGCTGCGCAGCGAGGTGGACAAGCTGGCCAAAGCGGCGCCGAACAAGCGCATCACGGTGCAACAGGTCAATTCCCTTTCCATGGACGAAGGCGGCAAAGGCGTGCTCAACCTGCTCGACGCCGTCGCCAAGGCCGACGTCGCCGCTGCCGTGAAAAATCTCGCGATCCTGCGCGAGGAAGGCGAACTGATCCCCGCGCTTGCGGCGGTACATAAGCGCGTGCGCGGCGCCATGTTCGCGGCTCGCTTGGGCGATGCCGGAGCGGGAGCGGTGCATCTCACCAATTTTCAGACAAAAACGGCCCGCGCCATGGCGCAGACCTACGGTCCCGAACTCCTGTCACTGTGGCTGGGCGAGCTGATCCGCCTGTCCTGGAGCGAGCGCAGCGGCGAGGGCGAAGGCTGGGAAGGGCTGGAAAAGCTTCTTCTCGCCGTCATGTCCCGCGCCGCGGGATAAAAGCCGAAATCGGAAAAACAAAAAATGCCGCCGGAAGACGTTCATTCATCTTTCGGCGGCATTTTTTATGGTCGGTGAAGCTTATTCGGCGGGCTTTTCGGCGGAGAGGGACTTGACCTTCGCAGTCATCAGGGCCTTTCTGCGGGCGGCTGTATTGCGATGGAGCACGCCTTTGACAACGGCTTTGTCGAACACGGACTGGGCCGCGTTGAGCTGGAGCACGGCGGCTTCGGCGTCACCGTTCTGGACGGTGGCGAGGACCTTTTTCATGGCGGTCTTGCAGCGGCTCTTCCAGTAGCGGTTGTAAAGGCGGTTTCTCTCAGAAGTGCGGACGCGCTTGATAGCGGACTTCTTGTTGGGCATTCGGTTCACCTCCTCCGGTTAAACGATAAGAATTCTACCACGGACCGTGGTTTATTCGCAACAGACAAATGATATTCTACCAGAAAAACAATAAAATGGAAATGTGGGCCAAACGGTGCAAGTCGTTGTAAAATATCTTTTCGGAGCGCTTTGAAAAACTCCGCCTATTCTAACAGAAAAACACGGTGATCGCATGGAAGATTTTTTCGGTCCCGAAGGGATTCTCAACGCGCGCCTTCCAAATTTCGAATATCGCCGGCAGCAGCGCGAACTGGCTGAAAAAATAGAGAATTTTTTGCAGTCGGACCGGCGTCTTCTGGCGGCGGAAGCGCCGACGGGCGTCGGCAAAACCTACGCGATGCTGGTCCCCGCCATGCGCTGGGCGGCCGCGAACAACAGCACCGTACTGGTGCTCACGTCGGGCATCACGCTGCAGGAACAGCTGATCTACAAGGACATTCCCGCGCTGCTGGACGTGCTGGGGCTCGACCTGCCGTATGGGCTGCTCAAAGGCCGCGGCAACTATGCCTGCATCCGCAAAGCCCGCGAGATCGGCGCGGAAGGTTTTCTCGACTTCGGCGGCGATAAGGGGCAAGCTTCGCGCGACATCAGCGGCTGGCTTTATGCCACCGAAACGGGCGACCTGAGCGAGCTGAGCTTGGGCGACACCCATCCGGCCCGCGAGCGCATCGCCTCGTCTTATCTGACCTGTCTCGGTCCTTATTGCCCGCATCACGAGCGCTGTTTCTATAACAAGGTGATACGCAACCTGTCGCATTGGCGTGTCATCGTCGCCAACTATCACGTCTATTTCTCCTACGTGCTGGGGCAGCGCAAGCCCTTTCCGGCCCCTTTCGGGCTGCTGATCTGCGACGAGGCGCATAAGATGGAGGACGCGGCCCGTGCGGTCACGCAGGTGGGCGTCGACGCGCGGGACTGGCAGCGTCTTCTGCGGCGCGCGCCCCGCCTCGACAA
This window harbors:
- a CDS encoding OmpH family outer membrane protein, with translation MKKFFRVSTLLAALTLVIAGAAYADTKIGVADMQRILFNHPNFAQVSKRIEAVYRSKEQELKSALEKVTDKKKGAETIEAKRREAAQEEMKLKEPIYKEIRQAVRTVAKNKGCDVVLDSQAVQFGGVDLTADVINELKKKK
- a CDS encoding adenosine-specific kinase; amino-acid sequence: MADIQWHIVQAEFPSDCNVIVGQSHFIKTAEDLYEVMATSAPGMEFGVAFCEASGDCKIRYEGNNQEMVDLAVRNARAIACGHTFFIILRKAYPLNVLDRIKNCQEVCRVFAATANPLQIIVAQTEQGRGIAGVIDGFPPAGVETAEDIEARRDLLNRIIGYKR
- the radA gene encoding DNA repair protein RadA, encoding MAKKDGKRYSCIECGYVSLVPSGKCPRCGAWGTLEEEIPVAPSMAAAGTAKILTPVDISTLEPPRRLASGFGELDRVLGGGWVPGGVVLLGGQPGIGKSTLLLQVCGHISSTGRRVLYISGEESPSQLGLRAKRLKILHDGLDVCCHTVIDDALALAKDHSLIVVDSVQAMRTSQAEGWPGTPTQVRATAQVCVNYAKEHGIPMVLVGHITKEGRIAGPMLLEHMVDAVVMFADDNSSVYRTLRASKNRYGGTDEMGIFEMRSDGLAEVPDPSYLYWNRSDGAVSGVVMTVIMEGSRPLVAEIQTLASESSFAYPKRAGIGLGANKIGMLLAVLQSRCALPSLRDDIYCNVAGGLEIHDPGADLALAASMASALTGRNVLSECCLIGEVGLAGEVRPVSGLAQRLREAARLGFKRAVVSSREEKPRLDAEIELIRVLSVGEALARASVVEP
- the leuS gene encoding leucine--tRNA ligase yields the protein MEYDFKSIEKKWQDYWDEHKTFKTFEDPAVPDDKRRYVLDMFPYPSGAGLHVGHPEGYTATDIYCRYLRMNGYNVLHPMGFDSFGLPAENYAIKTGTHPKVTTERNIDIFRAQIKSLGFSYDWDREVSTCDPEYYKWTQWLFLQIFKKGLAYEAQIPINWCPSCQTGLANEEVKEGHCERCGHQVHRRNLRQWVLKITDYAERLLNDVDKLDWPEPIKIMQRNWIGKSVGAEVTFEIEGGHGDLKVYTTRPDTLFGVTYMVLSPEHPLVEKITTSECREAVREYVSEASLKSELERTELNKEKTGVFTGAYAVNPLNEQRVPIWISDYVLISYGTGAIMAVPAHDGRDWEFAKKFGLPIVEVLKGNVDVQEEVYEGDGPHVNSGFLDGLGMQEAIDTVIAWLEEHGKGKKAVNYKLRDWIFSRQRYWGEPMPLIHCPHCGTVPVPEEQLPLLLPEVKKYEPTGTGESPLANVEEWVNTTCPVCGAPARRETNTMPQWAGSCWYYLRFLDPHNDKEFAARDTIDYWMPVDLYVGGAEHAVLHLLYARFWHKVFYDLGLVNTDEPFARLVNQGMITSFAYQRPDKSLVAVDQVEEPAPDSFVEKGTGVKLERVVAKMSKSLKNVINPDEIVKSYGADSLRLYEMFMGPLQMSKPWSTQGLQGVYRFLERVWKLGEKPVSDGPLPAELEKTLHRTIKKVSDDTAALNFNTAISQMMVLVNDASKADVCYRGMMDVFARLLSPYAPHLAEELWAKIGNKPCVSLAKWPEYDERLTVSETVTVPVQFSGKVREKLELPAGLDRDALLAAVMADEAVKKRLEGKTIVKTIIVPGKLVNLVVK
- the holA gene encoding DNA polymerase III subunit delta, which produces MPALVLIAAPAGAQPRLRAETLSAYEKKGYVLDRRLETAAWPELFEEALTPSLFVPRRIFEVDDGRSLGVLPDKYKKYVERGDADVIFLIHSDKSLQKELGDVFETAFSVPYETAPYWPSQRVGWLQRIARASGCTLDAAAAALLAEWIEDEEELRSEVDKLAKAAPNKRITVQQVNSLSMDEGGKGVLNLLDAVAKADVAAAVKNLAILREEGELIPALAAVHKRVRGAMFAARLGDAGAGAVHLTNFQTKTARAMAQTYGPELLSLWLGELIRLSWSERSGEGEGWEGLEKLLLAVMSRAAG
- the rpsT gene encoding 30S ribosomal protein S20, yielding MPNKKSAIKRVRTSERNRLYNRYWKSRCKTAMKKVLATVQNGDAEAAVLQLNAAQSVFDKAVVKGVLHRNTAARRKALMTAKVKSLSAEKPAE